One window of Halorussus sp. MSC15.2 genomic DNA carries:
- a CDS encoding ABC transporter substrate-binding protein, which yields MAHDDSTSRRKFLTAAGAAAATASFAGCTGGESGQQTTTETDTTTAETTGTETDTTQSEDAGEFPVTITQGQMPSTLDPQNHRETPTDNVVLHVYEGLLGRDQKGKIVQKLATKYERQEPGRVRFTIRNGVTFHNGDELTPEDVAFSINRIVKEGVGIASPQSDQLAGVTGAKVVDGQRAVDVMSDGINPVVFSLFATYCDVMQKSWVQDRSKSEIAQQMNGTGPFKLEEYQSDVKVELSRYEDYWRDPAAVSTLTFRAAKESSTRVNQLLEGETDVIVNVPPQDIPRVKDSGSARISAAPSTRIIYNAMKYNVEPFSSPKFRRAMNHAVNLQSIIKNVLSSFADPTGQPTLEGFFGYNPDVNPYPHNKSKAEKLVEESGHAGASITLHTPVGRYLKDVEIAQAVANQIDQLSNVSCSVKQRDFATLAGELTDGKLKTSPDFYLIGWGNATFDASQTIIPLLTTDGALTSYSNDKVDKKMEQAQNQGNESKREQTLQEVNQILHDQAPWIFLNRQYSVYGVRSRVQWKARRDERIDAYAMSPAEGQ from the coding sequence ATGGCGCACGACGACAGCACGTCTCGACGGAAATTTCTGACGGCCGCCGGGGCGGCGGCCGCGACCGCTTCGTTCGCTGGTTGTACCGGCGGCGAGAGCGGACAGCAGACGACGACCGAGACGGACACGACGACGGCCGAAACCACCGGAACAGAGACCGACACGACCCAGAGCGAGGACGCGGGGGAGTTCCCGGTCACCATCACGCAGGGCCAGATGCCCTCGACACTGGACCCGCAGAACCACCGCGAGACGCCGACGGACAACGTGGTTCTGCACGTCTACGAGGGACTCCTCGGCCGAGACCAGAAGGGGAAAATCGTCCAGAAGCTCGCGACCAAGTACGAGCGACAGGAACCGGGCCGCGTCCGGTTCACCATCCGGAATGGCGTCACGTTCCACAACGGCGACGAGCTAACGCCAGAGGACGTCGCCTTCAGCATCAACCGCATCGTCAAGGAGGGCGTCGGCATCGCGAGTCCGCAGTCTGACCAACTCGCCGGCGTCACGGGCGCGAAGGTCGTAGACGGTCAGCGCGCGGTGGACGTGATGTCCGACGGCATCAACCCCGTCGTCTTCTCGCTGTTCGCCACGTACTGCGACGTGATGCAGAAGTCGTGGGTGCAGGACCGGTCGAAGTCCGAGATAGCCCAGCAGATGAACGGGACCGGCCCGTTCAAACTCGAAGAGTACCAGTCGGACGTGAAGGTCGAACTCTCGCGCTACGAGGACTACTGGCGGGACCCGGCCGCGGTTTCGACGCTGACGTTCCGCGCGGCCAAGGAGTCGAGTACTCGGGTGAACCAACTGCTGGAGGGCGAAACTGACGTCATCGTCAACGTTCCGCCGCAGGACATCCCGCGCGTCAAGGACTCGGGCAGCGCCCGAATCAGCGCGGCCCCGAGTACCCGCATCATCTACAACGCGATGAAGTACAACGTGGAACCGTTCTCCAGTCCGAAGTTCCGCCGCGCGATGAACCACGCAGTGAACCTCCAGAGCATCATCAAGAACGTCCTGTCGAGTTTCGCCGACCCGACGGGGCAGCCGACCCTCGAAGGCTTCTTCGGCTACAACCCCGACGTGAACCCGTACCCGCACAACAAGTCGAAGGCGGAGAAACTGGTCGAGGAGAGCGGCCACGCGGGGGCCTCCATCACGCTCCACACGCCGGTCGGTCGCTACCTCAAGGACGTGGAAATCGCCCAAGCGGTCGCCAACCAGATAGACCAGCTCTCGAACGTCTCCTGCTCGGTCAAGCAGCGCGACTTCGCCACGCTGGCGGGCGAACTCACCGACGGGAAACTGAAGACGAGTCCGGACTTCTACCTCATCGGGTGGGGGAACGCGACGTTCGACGCGAGCCAGACCATCATCCCGCTGTTGACCACCGACGGCGCGCTGACCTCCTACAGCAACGACAAGGTGGACAAGAAGATGGAACAGGCCCAGAACCAAGGCAACGAGAGCAAGCGCG
- a CDS encoding reverse transcriptase-like protein, protein MAVHGRSSPLRALFDESPTPHIAHPPRTHHRDFYVAADGSYDLQSDDGGLGVIIETRDGERVTRLSVPDETVADNNIAEYRALHLGLDVLAAHAPTGCRVGVLVDHDDLAANVNSAALATRRTDHTPPRKLTVPTASKYHWRGIRARICGFGEIRAAVVESGQNPAHALANSPEEYAHVNRETDRCLLPERPSSSEAQIPPPSRADRKAGDSRASD, encoded by the coding sequence ATGGCCGTTCACGGCCGTTCCTCCCCACTCCGGGCACTGTTCGACGAATCGCCCACGCCGCACATCGCCCATCCGCCGCGGACGCATCACCGCGATTTCTACGTCGCCGCGGACGGTTCCTACGACCTACAGAGCGACGACGGTGGACTCGGCGTCATCATCGAGACGCGAGACGGCGAGCGAGTCACTCGTCTCTCCGTTCCCGACGAGACTGTCGCCGACAACAACATCGCCGAGTACCGAGCGCTTCACCTCGGACTCGACGTACTCGCGGCCCACGCGCCGACGGGGTGTCGCGTCGGCGTCCTCGTGGACCACGACGACCTCGCCGCGAACGTCAACAGCGCGGCGCTGGCGACCCGTCGGACCGACCACACGCCGCCGCGAAAACTCACGGTCCCGACCGCGAGCAAGTACCACTGGCGCGGGATTCGAGCGCGCATCTGCGGGTTCGGCGAGATTCGGGCCGCGGTCGTCGAGAGCGGTCAGAACCCCGCCCACGCGCTGGCCAACTCGCCCGAGGAGTACGCCCACGTCAACCGCGAGACCGACCGGTGTCTCCTCCCCGAACGCCCGTCGTCGAGCGAGGCCCAGATTCCGCCGCCGTCGCGGGCCGACCGGAAAGCCGGCGACTCCCGGGCGAGCGACTGA